In the genome of Bacillus thuringiensis, the window AATCAAAAGAGCGTAGCGAATGTAGAAGGACAACCTTTGCAAGTGGCAGAACTACCTAAAGCAGGATTTACTGAAAAAGTAGTCCCGCCAAAGTACATCCCACCAGAAATTAACGCAAAAGCGGCTATGATTATCGATGCGAGTGATGGAGATATTATTTATCAATATAATGAAAATGAAGCTTTTGCACCGGCTAGTATGTCTAAGATGATGACAGCGTATCTCCTACTAGAGAGTATACATAACGGGAAAGTTCGCTGGGAAGATCCAGTTAAAATGAGTGCGAAGGCGGCACAAACAGAGGGAGCGAGAATCCCAGTACAAGTTAATGACACATTAACTGTTAAAGATTTATATCATGCATTAATGATTGAGTCAGCTAATAATTCAGCTGTGGCTTTAGCAGAACATATGGCAAAATCGGAGAAAGATTTCGTTCAGCTTATGGATGCAAAAGCGAAACAGTTAAAAATGTCGGAACATGCTAAATTTGCAAATGCTTCTGGATTACAAGAGCCAGATGGAAGTGAAACAAAAATGACGGCTGCTGATGTAGCACAATTGGCGTATCATCTTATAAAAGATTATCCGGAAATATTAGAAGTGACTCACTTGCGTCAAAGTCAGCTAGCATTTAATAATATTAATGTTATAAGCACAAACGACATGTTAAACAAAAATAATAAAAGTTTATATATAGAAGGAATGGACGGACTAAAAACAGGATTTACAGATAGTGCAGGATATTGTTTTACTGGGACTGCCAAGCAAGGTGATAACAGAATTATTACAGTAGTCATGGGGACCTCAAGTAAAACAAAACGTTTTACAGAGACGAATAAGTTAATGTCGTATGCATTTGGATTAGTTAATTAAGTAAGTAAAATACCAATCTAGATCGCTACATAAGTAAGGCTGTTTGTTGTTACTAATTTTAGATAACAATAAACAGTCTTTTTATTTTAACTTTAAAAAGGAAAAAGATTCTAAATACAAGTGTTATCATTTGAGTTTATTTGTTGCTGTGATATTATAAAGTTATAAGCTTATTAATAATAAGTTTGAGGGGCGTAATATGATGTATACATATGAAATAGCCTCAATTGAAAATTGGAGGGAATTATGATGGCAAAAGATTTTTACTCAGCAATTGAAGACAGAAGATCTATTTATGCAATTAGTAAAGAGCAAGTAGTTTCTGATGAGAAAATTCAAGAAGTGATTTATCATGCTGTAAAACATACACCTTCAGCTTTTAATTCTCAAAGTGCTCGTGTTGTTGTTTTATTAGGAGAACAACATGATAAATTATGGGATATTACGAAAGAAACGTTAAGAAAAATTGTACCTAAAAATAACTTTGCACCTACTGAAGAAAAAATGAATGCATTTAAAAGTGGTTATGGAACGGTTTTATATTTTGAAGACAGTGAAGTAGTGGAAGGCCTTCAAGCAAACTTTGCATTATATAAAGATAATTTCCCAACTTGGTCTCAGCAATCATCAGGAATGTTACAATTTGCAATTTGGACAGCTTTAGAAATTGAAGGGTTTGGTGCTACGTTACAGCATTACAATCCGCTAATTGATGAAAAAGTGAGAAAAGAGTGGGATATCCCAGGGAATTGGAAACTAACTGCGCAAATGCCATTTGGTAAACCGGTAGTACAGGCTGGTGAAAAAGAATTCCAACCGTTAGAAAACCGTGTGAAAATTTATAAATAATTTGATAAAAGGTGAACAGGAATATAACCTGTTCACCTTTTATAAGTAGTAAGGGTTTTTTTGTTCGGCATTTTTCATCTGATTCTTTAATTCATTTTTACGTGTTACAATCGCTGATACTTTTTGTAATGTTATCATTGAAACGAATTGAATAAAAGCATAGTATAGCTCTATATTTTTTTGTATTGGATCATCTATTATATTTCTCATAAATATGCCTCCTCTTTTTATTCAAATAAAACTCCGCATTAATGGGCAACCCGAGTGGTGAGGGTTAATAATCAGTTCGCTAAAATTCTTTTTTATTAAGATATGTATATAATACTATAAACATCCTATAAATTCCATTATCGGAAAAAGAGAACAGTTGATATAGTGTGTGTTTTCTTTAAAGGAGAAATGACTTTTGTGAAATAAATCTTACAATTCGTCAAATTATTTCAAAATTGTAGATAGTATAGAAAATTAGTTTTCTAAAAATATTATACTATTGATAAATAGAGTGATTTTTGTCATGATGAAAGTATACTTCATGTAAGGAGCTTTATAAGGAAATACATACTTTAGTTTGTATTAGGTTAATAGAATTTTTTGTAATAGATAGAAAAGGGATATTTTATATTAAAATATTAAATAGAATGTCGAATTTTCATGCGATATATAAGAAATTTGAAAAAACCATTGCAAAAACACTATATTTAATGATAAAGTTCACATGAAGTTCACACGGATTTCACTTTGTTCATTTAAAATGAACTCTGTGTGAAAAATAAAACTCTTGCTAAAAAATGGAACTGGATGAATATTTTACTTTGATAATATTGTAAAGTATTAAAGTTTTAAGTTTTTTTTAAGAGGATAGTAGGGAAAGGAAGTAAAGACAACTTATGAAAAAAGTAATTGCAGGTTTAGCAGCAGCTTCTGTAGCTGGCGTTGCAGTTCCAGGAATGGATTCTGCTCATGCACAAGTTTCAAATGAAGCGCTAAAAGAAATTAATGGACAAACTCAAACTCAAACTCAAACGACTGTAACTGAAACAAAAACTGTAGAAACAACTTCTGAATTAAAATACACAGTAACTGCTGATGTATTAAATGTTCGTTCAGGTGCTGGTACAGGACATAACGTTATTTCTAAAGTGAAATCAGGTCAAGTGCTACAAGTAGTTGGACAAGAAAATGGTTGGTTCAAAGTAAACGTAAATGGTCAAACAGGTTATGTAAGTGGTGACTTCGTAACGACTGGTGGCAAAACAGGAACGACTGTTCAACAAGGAACAGGTACTTACACAGTAAACGTTTCTTCACTTAACGTACGTACAGGCCCAAGTACATCTCATACAGTATTAGGTTCTGTAAACAAAGGTAAAACAGTACAAGTTGTAGGTGAAGTACAAGATTGGTTTAAAATCAACTTCAATGGTGGAACTGGATACGTAAGCAAAGACTTCGTAACAAAAGGTGGTTCTGCTGTATCTAACGAAACACAACAACCAACTACAAACAACAATACTACAACAGTTCAAACTGGTGGTTCTTATGTTGTTAACACTGGTGCTTTAAAAGTACGTACAGGCCCAGCTACATACAACGCTGTAATCGGTGGAGTAACAAATGGTAAAGTATTAAACGTTACTGGTGCTGAAAATGGTTGGTACAAAATTAACCATAACGGCCGCACGGGTTACGTAAGTGCAGACTTCGTTAAGTTTGTAAAAGGTGGAGTAAACAACGTTACAAATAACAATAACAATAACGTTACAAATAACGTTCAACAACCAGGTAAAGATGTACAAAAACCAACAACAGGTGGAGATACATCTTCAATCGCTGGATTCGCTAGATCTTTAAATGGTTCACCATACAGAACTGCTGGTACAACACCTGCTGGTTTTGACTGCAGTGGATTCATTCACTACGTATTAAATCAAACTGGTCATAAAGGCGCTCGTCAAACAGTTGCTGGATACTGGAGCTCTAAAACAAAAACTAGCAATCCACAACCAGGTGATTTAGTATACTTCCAAAATACTTATAAATCAGGTCCTTCTCACATGGGTGTTTACTTAGGAAACGGTCAGTTCATTAGTGCAGAAACAGATGCAACTGGTGTACGTATTAGTTCTGTAAGTAACTCTTACTGGAGCAAGCACATTTTAGGTTACACAAAAGCATACTAAGAAAAAGTAGTTTATATACTTTTCGTATAGAGAAAAGGCTTTCCAAGGAAACTTGGGAAGCCTTTTTATGGTTGAATGAATTGGAAGTTTAATAGTTTTTATTTTAGCTTTCCATTTAAAAATCGATCATATAAGTCGTGGAAATAGTTAGGACGAAATAAGTTAGCTGCATGTCCTGCTAAAGGTATTTCCTTGTATAGAACGTTAGGTAAAATAGATTTCAAATCAAATAGACAAGATTTATAGAGATGATCATGCTCTCCCATTACCCATAGTATAGGGTGAGGAAGTGATTTTAATTTAGACTTTAAATCGAATTCTAACCGATGTCGTAATGACTGGGCAATAATGGATGAATGTAATTGTAATCCGAAACGGTAGTAAATATTTCTTGAAATGACTGCAAACGGATTTGATTTTAGTATACCACTTGGAAAAATAGTATTTGCGTATTGAGAGAGCCATTTAGAGTATTCATCTCCTCGTTTCTCCCAAAATTTTTGGAATACGTTATATAAGCGAGAAGGATTATTGTAATGTCCTCCAATATGACAAATACTTAATACTTTTTCTGGATGCATTTGTGCAAAAATTGTAGAGATGTAACAGCCGTAACTTAGCGCACAAATATGAGCTTTTTTAATACCTTCTTGTTCATATAAGTTTAATAATTGATCTACGAGGCGCTGTAATGAAAAGTCGATTGCTTCTCCTTTATCATCACCGTGACCTAATAAGTCATAAGTTATAATGTTGTAGGAGGCAGAAAATCGTTTTTGCTCCTTTTTGAAGGCGCGACGATTGCCAACTAATCCATGAATAAAAATAATTGTTTCCTTTTCAGAATGTATATTTGTTTGCAAAAAGGATACTCCTTTCACTAACTGGAGATTTATATCGTGTTGTAAATTATTTATCTATAATTTACATAGAATAATATTAAGTACCAGGTAATAATATCAGATGTTTATATCTGTTGTAAAGATGAGTTTTTATGTATATTTTGTAAAAATAGAAAAAGTGTGTTTACATTCAGTTTACATTTGTATCGTATTCTAATTTTAGAAAGAACAGTTTGGTTTAACACGAGGAGATGAACAGG includes:
- a CDS encoding D-alanyl-D-alanine carboxypeptidase family protein; this translates as MNRLKWGRMTVLLVIILGICWFLFQGNQKSVANVEGQPLQVAELPKAGFTEKVVPPKYIPPEINAKAAMIIDASDGDIIYQYNENEAFAPASMSKMMTAYLLLESIHNGKVRWEDPVKMSAKAAQTEGARIPVQVNDTLTVKDLYHALMIESANNSAVALAEHMAKSEKDFVQLMDAKAKQLKMSEHAKFANASGLQEPDGSETKMTAADVAQLAYHLIKDYPEILEVTHLRQSQLAFNNINVISTNDMLNKNNKSLYIEGMDGLKTGFTDSAGYCFTGTAKQGDNRIITVVMGTSSKTKRFTETNKLMSYAFGLVN
- a CDS encoding nitroreductase family protein; translated protein: MMAKDFYSAIEDRRSIYAISKEQVVSDEKIQEVIYHAVKHTPSAFNSQSARVVVLLGEQHDKLWDITKETLRKIVPKNNFAPTEEKMNAFKSGYGTVLYFEDSEVVEGLQANFALYKDNFPTWSQQSSGMLQFAIWTALEIEGFGATLQHYNPLIDEKVRKEWDIPGNWKLTAQMPFGKPVVQAGEKEFQPLENRVKIYK
- the entFM gene encoding enterotoxin EntFM — translated: MKKVIAGLAAASVAGVAVPGMDSAHAQVSNEALKEINGQTQTQTQTTVTETKTVETTSELKYTVTADVLNVRSGAGTGHNVISKVKSGQVLQVVGQENGWFKVNVNGQTGYVSGDFVTTGGKTGTTVQQGTGTYTVNVSSLNVRTGPSTSHTVLGSVNKGKTVQVVGEVQDWFKINFNGGTGYVSKDFVTKGGSAVSNETQQPTTNNNTTTVQTGGSYVVNTGALKVRTGPATYNAVIGGVTNGKVLNVTGAENGWYKINHNGRTGYVSADFVKFVKGGVNNVTNNNNNNVTNNVQQPGKDVQKPTTGGDTSSIAGFARSLNGSPYRTAGTTPAGFDCSGFIHYVLNQTGHKGARQTVAGYWSSKTKTSNPQPGDLVYFQNTYKSGPSHMGVYLGNGQFISAETDATGVRISSVSNSYWSKHILGYTKAY
- a CDS encoding alpha/beta fold hydrolase encodes the protein MQTNIHSEKETIIFIHGLVGNRRAFKKEQKRFSASYNIITYDLLGHGDDKGEAIDFSLQRLVDQLLNLYEQEGIKKAHICALSYGCYISTIFAQMHPEKVLSICHIGGHYNNPSRLYNVFQKFWEKRGDEYSKWLSQYANTIFPSGILKSNPFAVISRNIYYRFGLQLHSSIIAQSLRHRLEFDLKSKLKSLPHPILWVMGEHDHLYKSCLFDLKSILPNVLYKEIPLAGHAANLFRPNYFHDLYDRFLNGKLK